A single window of Intrasporangium calvum DSM 43043 DNA harbors:
- the ald gene encoding alanine dehydrogenase: protein MKVGIPREVKNHEYRVAITPSGVHELVRNGHDVFVERDAGRGSSILNEDYEAAGATILDTADDVWGTADLILKVKEPVAQEYPRMREGQALFTYLHLAADKALTEELVARKVTGIAYETVELPDHSLPLLAPMSEVAGRLAPQVGAHALMRAQGGRGVLMGGVSGVYAAKVVVIGAGVSGMNAAAIALGMQAEVLLLDRDITRLRHADFVYQGHCQTVASNAYEIERAISDADMVIGAVLVPGARAPRLVTNEQVSRMKPGSVLVDIAIDQGGCFEDSRPTTHDDPTYTVHDSVFYCVANMPGAVPHTSTYALTNVTLPYAVELANRGWRDALRADHALGLGLNTHDGAVTYAPVAEAHGMSSITLDEALS from the coding sequence ATGAAGGTTGGCATTCCACGCGAGGTGAAGAACCACGAGTACCGCGTGGCCATCACCCCCTCGGGCGTGCACGAGCTCGTCCGCAACGGCCACGACGTCTTCGTGGAGCGCGATGCCGGGCGCGGCTCGTCGATCCTCAACGAGGACTACGAGGCAGCCGGGGCGACCATCCTCGACACGGCAGACGACGTCTGGGGCACGGCGGACCTCATCCTCAAGGTGAAGGAGCCCGTCGCGCAGGAGTACCCGCGAATGCGGGAGGGGCAGGCCCTGTTCACCTACCTCCACCTCGCCGCTGACAAGGCGCTGACCGAGGAGCTCGTCGCGCGCAAGGTGACCGGCATCGCCTACGAGACCGTCGAGCTGCCCGACCACAGCCTGCCGCTGCTCGCCCCCATGTCGGAGGTGGCCGGACGGCTCGCCCCACAGGTCGGCGCCCACGCGCTGATGCGCGCCCAAGGTGGGCGCGGCGTGCTCATGGGAGGTGTGTCCGGGGTCTACGCCGCCAAGGTCGTCGTCATCGGCGCCGGCGTGTCCGGGATGAACGCCGCGGCGATCGCCCTGGGGATGCAGGCCGAGGTGCTCCTGCTCGACCGGGACATCACCCGCCTGCGGCACGCCGACTTCGTCTACCAGGGCCACTGCCAGACGGTCGCCTCCAACGCCTACGAGATCGAGCGGGCCATCTCCGACGCCGACATGGTCATCGGCGCCGTCCTCGTCCCGGGCGCCCGGGCCCCGCGCCTGGTCACCAACGAGCAGGTCTCCCGGATGAAGCCCGGCTCGGTCCTCGTCGACATCGCCATCGACCAGGGAGGGTGCTTCGAGGACTCGAGGCCGACGACGCACGACGACCCGACCTACACGGTGCACGACTCGGTCTTCTACTGCGTCGCGAACATGCCCGGCGCCGTTCCCCACACGAGCACCTACGCGCTGACCAACGTCACCCTGCCCTACGCCGTCGAGCTGGCGAACCGGGGCTGGCGGGACGCCCTCCGCGCGGACCACGCCCTCGGGCTCGGTCTCAACACGCACGACGGAGCCGTGACCTACGCCCCGGTCGCGGAGGCGCACGGGATGTCCTCGATCACGCTCGACGAGGCGCTGTCCTGA
- a CDS encoding ParA family protein, with amino-acid sequence MNDESHETMQDERVDRAGATRGSDGTVPVDRGPGSANHRPGAPPAAGRELGPTGRPLPDFPEPPSLSSHGPARIIAMCNQKGGVGKTTTTINLGAALAELGRKVLVVDFDPQGALSVGVGVNAQELDVTIYNLLVEHGHDVRDVILPTQTANLDLVPANIDLSAAEVQLVGEVAREQVLARVLRPVLDDYDLILIDCQPSLGLLTVNALTAAHGVIIPLECEYFAMRGVALLIDTIDKITDRLNPRLQVDGILATMYDARTLHSREVVSSVVNHFGEQVFHTVISRTVKFPDATLAAEPITSYSSDHSGAAAYRQLARELIARGGAA; translated from the coding sequence GTGAACGACGAGTCACACGAGACCATGCAGGACGAGCGGGTCGACCGTGCCGGAGCTACGAGGGGTTCGGACGGCACCGTCCCAGTCGACCGTGGTCCCGGCTCCGCCAACCACCGCCCCGGTGCGCCGCCCGCCGCTGGCCGGGAGCTCGGACCCACGGGACGACCGCTGCCGGACTTCCCCGAGCCGCCGTCCCTGAGCAGCCACGGGCCGGCCCGCATCATCGCGATGTGCAACCAGAAGGGCGGCGTCGGCAAGACGACGACCACCATCAACCTGGGCGCCGCGCTCGCCGAGCTGGGCCGCAAGGTCCTCGTCGTGGACTTCGACCCCCAAGGAGCCCTGTCCGTCGGGGTCGGGGTCAACGCCCAGGAGCTCGACGTCACGATCTACAACCTGCTCGTCGAACACGGCCATGACGTGCGCGACGTCATCCTCCCCACCCAGACGGCCAACCTCGACCTCGTGCCGGCCAACATCGATCTGTCGGCCGCCGAGGTGCAGCTCGTCGGCGAGGTGGCCCGGGAGCAGGTCCTCGCCCGGGTCCTGCGTCCCGTGCTCGACGACTACGACCTCATCCTCATCGACTGCCAGCCCTCGCTCGGGCTGCTCACCGTCAACGCCCTCACCGCGGCCCACGGGGTGATCATCCCCCTCGAGTGCGAGTACTTCGCGATGCGCGGAGTCGCGCTCCTCATCGACACCATCGACAAGATCACGGACCGCCTCAACCCGCGGCTGCAGGTCGACGGGATCCTGGCCACGATGTACGACGCACGCACCCTGCACAGCAGGGAGGTCGTCTCGTCTGTCGTCAACCACTTCGGCGAACAGGTCTTCCACACGGTCATCAGCCGCACCGTGAAGTTCCCGGACGCCACGCTCGCCGCGGAGCCGATCACGTCCTACTCCTCCGACCACTCCGGGGCCGCCGCCTACCGGCAGCTCGCCCGGGAGCTCATCGCCCGGGGCGGCGCCGCCTGA
- the xerD gene encoding site-specific tyrosine recombinase XerD yields the protein MAPKPRTTQLDREVRGWLDHVRIEKGASDNTLKSYERDLRKYREHLHHRGIERAAAVSERDVTDFLASLRERGLAASSAARTLVAVRGFHRFLALEGEVAGDPAGNVAPPTPPSRLPKAIPIEAVERLLAASSVGDTPESLRDRALLEVLYGVGARISEAIDLDVDDLDTGVAGEVGLVRLLGKGSKERIVPVGRFAVEAVDAYLVRGRPALAQRGQGGPALFLNQRGRRLSRQSAWSVVQRAAERAGLTEHVSPHTLRHSFATHLLDGGADVRVVQELLGHASVTTTQIYTLVSPHRLREVYAGAHPRAR from the coding sequence GTGGCGCCCAAGCCGCGGACCACCCAGCTCGACCGGGAGGTCCGCGGCTGGCTCGACCACGTCCGGATCGAGAAGGGCGCCTCGGACAACACCCTCAAGTCCTACGAGAGGGACCTGCGCAAGTACCGCGAGCACCTCCACCACCGGGGGATCGAGCGTGCCGCCGCGGTGTCGGAGCGCGACGTCACCGACTTCCTGGCCTCGCTGCGCGAGCGCGGCCTGGCGGCGTCCTCCGCGGCCAGGACGCTCGTGGCGGTCCGTGGCTTCCACCGCTTCCTGGCGCTCGAGGGCGAGGTGGCAGGGGACCCCGCCGGCAACGTCGCCCCGCCGACGCCGCCCAGCCGCCTGCCGAAGGCCATCCCCATCGAGGCGGTGGAGCGCCTCCTGGCCGCCTCCTCCGTCGGCGACACGCCGGAGTCGCTGCGGGACCGTGCCCTGCTCGAGGTGCTCTACGGTGTCGGGGCCCGGATCAGCGAGGCCATCGACCTCGATGTCGACGACCTGGACACCGGAGTGGCCGGGGAGGTGGGACTCGTCCGCCTGCTCGGCAAGGGCAGCAAGGAGCGGATCGTCCCCGTCGGGCGGTTCGCCGTCGAGGCGGTCGACGCCTATCTCGTGCGCGGCCGCCCCGCGCTGGCGCAGCGCGGTCAAGGTGGGCCGGCCCTGTTCCTCAACCAGCGGGGTCGTCGGCTGTCGCGGCAGAGCGCCTGGTCGGTGGTGCAGCGCGCCGCCGAGCGGGCCGGCCTCACCGAGCACGTGTCCCCGCACACGCTGCGTCACTCGTTCGCCACCCACCTGCTAGACGGCGGCGCGGACGTCCGCGTCGTCCAGGAGCTGCTCGGGCACGCCTCGGTGACGACGACCCAGATCTACACCTTGGTCTCGCCACACCGGTTGCGGGAGGTCTATGCCGGGGCTCACCCGCGTGCACGCTGA